A genomic window from Bubalus bubalis isolate 160015118507 breed Murrah chromosome X, NDDB_SH_1, whole genome shotgun sequence includes:
- the KCND1 gene encoding potassium voltage-gated channel subfamily D member 1 has product MAAGVATWLPFARAAAVGWLPLAQQPLPPAPGVKASRGDEVLVVNVSGRRFETWKNTLDRYPDTLLGSSEKEFFYNADSGEYFFDRDPDMFRHVLNFYRTGRLHCPRQECIQAFDEELAFYGLVPELVGDCCLEEYRDRKKENAERLAEDEEAEQAGDGPTLPAGSSLRQRLWRAFENPHTSTAALVFYYVTGFFIAVSVIANVVETIPCRGPTRRPPREQPCGDRFPLAFFCMDTACVLIFTGEYLLRLFAAPSRCRFLRSVMSLIDVVAILPYYIGLFMPKNEDVSGAFVTLRVFRVFRIFKFSRHSQGLRILGYTLKSCASELGFLLFSLTMAIIIFATVMFYAEKGTNKTNFTSIPAAFWYTIVTMTTLGYGDMVPSTIAGKIFGSICSLSGVLVIALPVPVIVSNFSRIYHQNQRADKRRAQQKVRLARIRLAKSGTTNAFLQYKQNGSLEDSGGGEEQALCVRNRSAFEQQHHHLLHCLEKTTCHEFTDELTFSEALGAVSLGSRTSRSTSMSSQPVGAGSLLSSCCPRRAKRRAIRLANSTASVSRGSMQELDTLAGLRRSPAPQSRSSLNAKPHDSLDLTCDSRDFVAAIISIPTPPANTPDESQPSSPGGGGGGASSTLRNSSLGTPCLLPETVKISSL; this is encoded by the exons ATGGCGGCAGGCGTGGCCACCTGGCTGCCTTTCGCACGGGCGGCTGCTGTGGGCTGGTTGCCCCTGGCCCAGCAGCCCCTGCCCCCGGCGCCGGGGGTGAAGGCATCTCGAGGGGATGAGGTTCTGGTGGTGAATGTGAGCGGTCGGCGCTTTGAGACCTGGAAAAACACGCTGGACCGCTACCCAGACACTCTGCTGGGCAGTTCAGAGAAGGAATTCTTCTACAATGCCGACTCAGGCGAGTACTTCTTTGATCGCGACCCGGACATGTTCCGGCATGTGCTGAATTTCTACCGCACGGGCCGGCTGCACTGCCCGCGGCAGGAGTGCATCCAGGCCTTCGACGAAGAGCTGGCTTTCTATGGCCTGGTGCCCGAGCTCGTGGGCGACTGCTGCCTCGAAGAGTACCGGGACCGCAAGAAGGAGAACGCCGAGCGCCTAGCAGAGGACGAGGAGGCCGAGCAGGCCGGGGACGGCCCAACGCTGCCGGCTGGCAGCTCCCTGCGGCAGCGGCTCTGGCGGGCCTTCGAGAACCCGCATACAAGCACCGCGGCCCTTGTGTTCTACTACGTGACCGGCTTTTTCATCGCCGTGTCGGTCATCGCCAACGTGGTGGAGACCATTCCATGCCGTGGCCCTACACGGCGGCCACCAAGGGAGCAGCCCTGTGGCGACCGCTTCCCACTGGCCTTTTTCTGCATGGACACGGCCTGTGTACTCATATTTACGGGTGAATACCTCCTGCGGCTGTTTGCTGCCCCCAGCCGTTGCCGCTTCCTGCGGAGTGTGATGAGCCTCATTGACGTGGTGGCCATCCTGCCCTACTACATCGGGCTCTTCATGCCCAAGAACGAGGATGTCTCAGGCGCCTTTGTCACCCTGCGCGTGTTCCGGGTATTCCGCATCTTCAAGTTCTCCAGGCACTCACAGGGCTTGCGGATTCTGGGCTACACACTCAAGAGCTGTGCCTCTGAGCTGggctttctcctcttttcccttaCCATGGCCATCATCATATTCGCCACTGTTATGTTTTATGCTGAGAAAGGCACAAACAAGACCAACTTTACTAGCATCCCCGCGGCCTTCTGGTATACCATTGTCACCATGACCACACTTGG CTATGGAGATATGGTGCCCAGCACCATTGCTGGCAAGATTTTTGGATCCATCTGCTCACTCAGTGGCGTCTTGGTCATTGCCCTGCCTGTGCCAGTCATTGTGTCCAACTTTAGCCGCATCTACCACCAGAACCAGCGTGCTGACAAGCGCCGAGCACAGCAG AAGGTGCGCCTGGCAAGGATTCGGTTGGCAAAGAGTGGTACCACCAATGCCTTCCTGCAGTACAAGCAGAATGGGAGCCTTGAG GACAGTGGCGGTGGGGAGGAGCAGGCACTGTGTGTCAGGAACCGCTCTGCTTTCGAGCAGCAACATCATCACTTGCTGCATTGTCTAGAGAAGACGACG TGCCATGAGTTCACGGACGAGCTAACCTTCAGCGAGGCCCTGGGTGCTGTCTCGCTGGGTAGTCGCACCAGCCGCAGCACTTCCATGTCCTCCCAGCCAGTGGGAGCTGGCAGCCTGCTATCTTCTTGCTGCCCCCGCAGGGCCAAGCGTCGTGCCATCCGCCTTGCCAACTCCACTGCCTCGGTCAGCCGTGGTAGCATGCAGGAGCTGGACACACTGGCAGGGCTGCGGAGGAGCCCTGCCCCTCAGAG CCGCTCAAGCCTCAATGCCAAGCCCCATGACAGCCTTGACTTGACCTGCGACAGCCGGGACTTCGTGGCTGCCATCATCAGTATCCCCACCCCTCCTGCCAACACCCCAGATGAGAGCCAACCTTCCTCCcctggcggtggtggtggtggggccaGCAGCACCCTCAGGAACTCCAGCCTGGGTACCCCTTGCCTCCTTCCCGAGACTGTCAAGATCTCTTCCCTATGA